A window of the Megalopta genalis isolate 19385.01 chromosome 2, iyMegGena1_principal, whole genome shotgun sequence genome harbors these coding sequences:
- the Ufd4 gene encoding ubiquitin fusion-degradation 4-like isoform X7: MADVDPETLLEWLSMGQGDERDMQLIALEQLCMLLLMSDNVDRCFECCPPRTFLPALCRIFLDELAPDSVLEVTARAITYYLDVSAECTRRVVAMEGAVKAICSRLSGAGLGSRTSRDLAEQCIKVLELVCAREAGAVFEAGGLPCALCFIREHGARVHRDTLHSAMAVVTRLCGKVEPQDKSLPDCVEALSTLLRHEDAHVADGALRCFASLADRYSRRNTDPAPLASNGLVSELLHRLSNAAGPGTAIATTSGNPKTPPPSSTASTIPTPEAKSCASVSTIISLLSTLCRGSPSITHDLLRSELPDAIEKALKGDERCALDSMRLVDLLLVLLFEGRSALNRNTTGGPSGPLLPRLRRLDSAGEKSHRQLIDCIRSKDTDALIEAIDSGGIEVNFMDDVGQTLLNWASAFGTQEMVEFLCDRGADVNKGQRSSSLHYAACFGRPAIAKVLLKHGANPDLRDEDGKTPLDKARERVDEGHREVAAILQSPGEWMLPNQEHRKPETETEFTEPKGDPEMAPVYLKRLLPVFCATFQSSMLPSVRKASLSLIRKMVHYIQPDLLVETCGSDRTGDCGAMLVEVIANVLDNEEDEAGHLVVLQMIQDLMIKSKDEFLEHFARLGVFSKVAALAGPKESAPDPEAESNQSGEEQRMEDARELLVGRAYHWRDWCICRGRDCLYVWSDAAALELSNGSNGWFRFILDGKLATMYSSGSPEGGTDTSENRGEFLEKLQRARSQVKPNSVSQPVLSRPGTTRLIVGNWALSSRRESMLGIHNSDSLQVTILREDLPGFIFESNRGTKHSFTAETSLGPEFSAGWAGKRGKRLRSKIEAIKQKVKMQAQDIYERYFKAAQAQPRGVVAKLGVIVSQIEKACQKQQAGNREWRSILQSTLEELKLLLNEEGKVSAYELHSSGLVQALLVLLAAPPGPQPPTLRATKLRMQRIVVFKNCFHVTDVNKVHNSAKILVHKLVSVLESIEKLPVYLYDTPGSGYGLQILTRRLRFRLEKAAGESSLIDRSGRSLKMEPLSTIQQLENHLLRMVAKQWYDHDRSTFTFVKKLKEGNRITFKYQYDFDENGLLYWIGTNSKSCSEWVNPGQYGLVVVTSSDGRNLPYGQLEDILSRDPSALNCHTNDDKRAWFSIDLGVWIIPTAYTLRHAKGYGRSALRNWLFQASKDGVNWTHLYAHVDDTSLNEPGNTATWTLELTTEETQGWRHLRLQQIGKNSSGHTHYLSVSGFEVYGEVTGVCEDLGRAAREAEAGIRRLRRLIKSQVLRHLVAGARVARGLDWKWRDQDGIPPGEGTVTGELHNGWIDVTWDHGGSNSYRMGAEGKYDLRLVGAGLDSDNGTKGKTGTGVLTGRKSSSTPSLPDCTDTVMRGSVASTDQAASADNLAAKQAAESIAESVLSVARAEAVVAVTGEGGANSTSELSVVLHPRPDTTVTSDLATIVESLALNTDCSSNSNSNRASSSSKPLLATVRGNKPVANLLEAAEALDRVREGADRLRNNTNSFLSGELLSIVPVRISVSGESEDNSLRIKPVQRHSGIADATKECSRDKEASSSTQNTTGGCPVVVTNPMSVSVPNLACSDTSNTLEPTTATGLLGTFTAMTRRRTFGPTGGQHIASNSNTGSNSRGPNSVSSLVRLALNPNFPGGLLSTAQSYPSLTSSGQVAGSGVTTTTGAGLGQALTMSLTSTSSDSEQLLLQVSLEDFLESCGGVASSSASGARIINRPTLVTELEDDEDVVLEEEEDNDEHDQEEDDEENEDEGDGCEGDYEEVMVSRNLLATFMEEEASQSSKSRAWDDEFVLKRQFSALIPAFDPRPGRTNINQTTDLEVPPPGSETQSSARVGSLPMPRLLLTLKGPGLPGVPDVELPLTEPHASIFQAVQELMQLTELGSRQEKLRRIWEPNYTIIYKEARDEESSGRATPIVTLYSRNATQNSSACTVEDVLQLLRHVYVLSTTRDDGKHIDYDESEESTCCVHPDDFTSKKITNKIVQQIQDPLALAAGALPNWCEELARSCPFLLPFETRRLYFSCTAFGASRSIVWLQTQRDAVLERQRAPGLSPRRDDSHEFRVGRLKHERVSVPRGEKLLDWAEQVLKVHASRKSILEVEFVGEEGTGLGPTLEFFALVAAELQRKDLGLWLCDDEESQEDTEEQIRVSSDQVRPAGYYVTRPSGLFPAPLPQDSAACERAVRYFWFLGVFLAKVLQDNRLVDLPLSRPFLKLMCHGDITNNVNEKIGLSGVTQESMSSSMSSSFISEEGEADAAYSAFVPSPWYAGLLDIEDLVHVDPVRGEFLKEIQTATAKRDRTFSDGRNSADEETSLSIAHPSGMSVPIEDLALTMTYSPSSKIFGHDQVELVEGGADIAVTMENAREYAELTVNYCLDRGISKQLESFRSGFSKVFPMEKLHAFSPEEIRAMLCGEQNPQWTREDLLNYTEPKLGYTRESPGFQRFVNVLVSLTGPERKAFLQFATGCSALPPGGLCNLHPRLTVVRKVDAGSGGYPSVNTCVHYLKLPEYPTEETLKERLLAATRERGFHLN; encoded by the exons ATGGCTGATGTTGATCCGGAGACACTACTAGAGTGGCTCAGTATGGGCCAAGGGGATGAAAGGGACATGCAGTTAATTGCTCTAGAGCAATTGTGCATGTTACTACTTATGTCTGATAATGTTGATCGATGCTTTGAATG CTGTCCTCCACGCACATTTCTCCCTGCATTATGTAGAATTTTTTTGGATGAGCTTGCACCGGATAGTGTCTTAGAAGTGACTGCTCGGGCCATCACATATTACTTGGACGTTTCTGCAGAATGTACACGCAGAGTAGTAGCAATGGAGGGTGCTGTAAAAGCTATTTGCAGTCGCCTATCCGGAGCTGGATTAGGTTCCAGAACTAGTCGGGACTTGGCTGAGCAGTGCATAAAG GTGTTGGAACTCGTTTGCGCAAGGGAAGCTGGTGCTGTATTCGAAGCTGGTGGCCTTCCATGTGCCTTGTGCTTTATCCGAGAGCACGGAGCTCGTGTTCACCGAGACACCCTGCATTCCGCAATGGCCGTAGTGACCCGTCTGTGCGGGAAAGTAGAacctcaagataaatcattgccGGATTGTGTCGAGGCGCTGTCAACATTACTCAGACACGAGGATGCACACGTTGCCGATGGAGCGCTTCGTTGTTTCGCATCGCTCGCCGATAGATATTCACGTCGAAACACAGATCCCGCtcctttagcatcaaatggattagtttcTGAACTTTTGCATAG GTTGTCGAACGCAGCAGGGCCTGGTACAGCAATAGCAACGACTTCTGGAAATCCAAAGACACCACCACCTTCTAGCACAGCATCAACGATTCCGACTCCAGAAGCAAAATCGTGCGCTTCTGTGTCAACTATAATTAGCCTACTATCGACGCTTTGCAGAGGATCACCTTCTATAACCCATGATCTTTTACGTTCCGAACTGCCGGATGCAATCGAGAAAGCTTTGAAAGGCGACGAGCGGTGCGCCCTTGATTCTATGAGATTAGTTGATTTATTATTGGTTCTGCTGTTTGAAGGACGATCAGCGTTAAATCGTAATACAACCGGTGGTCCGTCTGGACCATTGTTACCACGATTGAGACGTTTGGACAGCGCCGGAGAGAAGTCTCATAGACAACTGATTGATTGTATTCGATCCAAGGATACGGACGCATTGATAGAGGCTATAGATTCTGGCGGCATCGAAGTGAATTTTATGGATGATGTTGGTCAAACGTTACTCAATTGGGCATCTGCATTTGGCACTCAAGAGATGGTCGAATTCTTATGCGATAGGGGAGCGGATGTTAATAAAGGGCAACGATCCTCTAGTTTGCATTATGCAGCTTGCTTCGGGAGACCAGCTATCGCTAAGGTGTTGCTTAAGCATGGTGCGAATCCTGATCTAAGAGACGAAGATGGGAAAACTCCACTAGATAAAGCCAGAGAACGGGTGGACGAGGGTCACAGAGAAGTGGCAGCTATATTGCAGTCTCCTGGGGAATGGATGCTGCCGAATCAAGAGCACAGGAAACCAGAAACCGAGACAGAATTCACAGAACCGAAAGGCGACCCTGAAATGGCTCCGGTTTATTTGAAGCGTCTGTTGCCGGTATTTTGTGCAACATTTCAATCATCAATGTTGCCCAGCGTTAGAAAAGCCAGTTTAAGTCTAATAAGGAAGATGGTGCATTATATTCAACCGGATCTGCTCGTTGAAACATGCGGTTCCGATAGAACAGGAGATTGCGGCGCTATGCTTGTAGAGGTGATTGCCAATGTATTGGACAACGAG GAGGACGAGGCCGGACACTTAGTGGTTTTGCAAATGATACAAGATTTGATGATAAAAAGCAAAGATGAGTTTCTAGAACATTTCGCTCGTTTGGGAGTCTTTTCGAAAGTCGCCGCATTAGCCGGACCAAAAGAGAGTGCACCGGATCCGGAAGCGGAATCGAATCAGTCTGGGGAAGAACAAAGAATGGAAGACGCAAGAGAGCTTTTAGTAGGAAGAGCATATCATTGGAGAGATTGGTGTATCTGCAGAGGACGCGATTGCCTGTATGTTTGGTCAGACGCAGCTGCCTTAGAACTATCGAATGGAAGCAACGGATGGTTCCGATTTATACTCGACGGAAAACTGGCGACAATGTACTCCAGCGGAAGCCCGGAGGGTGGAACAGATACATCAG AGAATCGCGGCGAATTCTTGGAGAAATTGCAAAGAGCTCGTAGCCAAGTGAAACCAAACTCTGTTAGCCAGCCTGTTTTGTCGCGTCCTGGCACGACCCGGCTGATCGTAGGAAATTGGGCATTATCCAGCAGAAGGGAAAGCATGTTGGGCATTCATAATAGCGATAGCTTGCAGGTGACTATTTTGAGAGAGGATTTGCCTGGATTTATTTTTGAGTCGAATCGAGGCACGAAGCATTCCTTCACGGCGGAAACTAGTTTAG GTCCAGAGTTTTCCGCAGGTTGGGCCGGAAAAAGAGGCAAAAGATTGAGATCCAAGATCGAAGCCATCAAGCAGAAAGTGAAAATGCAAGCTCAGGACATTTACGAGCGTTATTTCAAAGCTGCCCAGGCTCAACCACGTGGAGTGGTCGCCAAGTTAGGTGTTATCGTCAGTCAGATAGAGAAGGCTTGTCAGAAGCAACAAGCCGGGAACAGAGAATGGCGTAGCATACTGCAAAGCACGCTAGAAGAACTAAAACTTTTATTGAATGAAGAAGGGAAGGTATCCGCGTATGAGCTGCATTCCAGCGGCCTAGTTCAGGCGTTGCTTGTCCTGTTGGCAGCTCCGCCAGGACCACAGCCGCCGACATTAAGAGCGACCAAGCTTCGAATGCAACGAATAGtagtatttaaaaattgtttccacGTGACGGATGTGAACAAGGTACACAACTCCGCGAAAATTCTAGTCCACAAATTGGTCTCTGTACTGGAATCTATTGAGAAGTTACCGGTCTACTTGTACGACACGCCAGGCTCCGGCTACGGCTTGCAAATTCTGACCAGAAGACTGCGCTTCCGCTTGGAAAAAGCTGCTGGTGAGAGCTCTCTGATAGACAGGTCTGGTCGTAGCTTGAAGATGGAACCTTTGAGCACCATACAACAGTTGGAGAACCATTTGTTGCGAATGGTAGCGAAACAGTGGTACGATCATGATAGATCTACATTCACGTTTGTGAAGAAATTAAAAGAGGGTAACAGGATAACGTTCAAGTATCAGTACGACTTTGATGAAAATGGTTTATTGTATTGGATCGGTACGAATTCAAAGTCATGCAGCGAGTGGGTGAATCCAGGCCAATACGGTTTGGTCGTTGTCACATCTAGCGATGGGAGAAATCTGCCCTACGGTCAACTCGAAGATATTTTGAGTCGTGATCCTTCGGCGTTGAATTGTCACACGAACGATGACAAGCGAGCGTGGTTCTCGATCGACTTGGGGGTCTGGATCATCCCGACTGCTTACACGCTGAGGCACGCAAAAGGCTATGGTAGAAGCGCTCTGCGAAACTGGTTGTTCCAAGCATCCAAAGACGGAGTCAACTGGACGCATCTCTACGCTCACGTCGATGACACATCGCTGAACGAGCCTGGGAACACAGCTACGTGGACGTTAGAATTGACGACAGAAGAGACGCAAGGTTGGCGTCACCTGCGATTGCAACAGATTGGAAAGAACTCGTCCGGCCACACGCATTACTTGTCCGTATCCGGATTCGAAGTTTATGGTGAAGTTACTGGCGTATGCGAGGACTTGGGTCGTGCTGCTAGAGAAGCTGAGGCTGGAATCCGAAGATTGAGAAGATTAATTAAATCCCAAGTACTTCGTCATTTGGTCGCTGGTGCTAGAGTTGCTAGAGGCCTAGATTGGAAATGGAGGGATCAGGACGGCATACCGCCAG GCGAAGGTACCGTAACAGGAGAATTGCATAACGGCTGGATAGACGTAACATGGGATCACGGAGGTTCCAATTCCTATCGAATGGGCGCAGAAGGGAAATACGACTTAAGACTAGTTGGTGCGGGCTTAGACTCAGATAATGGAACAAAAGGTAAAACTGGTACCGGAGTGCTAACAGGACGAAAATCCAGCAGTACTCCTAGCTTGCCGGATTGCACCGATACCGTGATGCGTGGTTCGGTAGCGTCTACCGATCAAGCAGCAAGTGCAGACAACTTGGCGGCTAAG CAAGCGGCTGAATCGATAGCAGAGAGTGTGTTGTCGGTTGCTCGTGCTGAGGCGGTTGTCGCTGTAACCGGTGAAGGTGGAGCAAACTCGACTAGCGAATTGTCGGTTGTATTACACCCAAGACCCGACACTACCGTGACAAGTGATCTGGCAACGATTGTTGAGAGTCTTGCCCTTAACACTGACTGTTCCAGCAACAGTAACAGCAATCGTGCATCTAGTAGTTCGAAACCGTTGCTTGCTACTGTGCGAGGAAATAAG CCAGTGGCAAACTTGCTCGAGGCAGCCGAAGCACTTGACCGTGTCAGAGAAGGAGCCGACAGGCTACGCAACAATACTAACAGCTTTTTAAGCGGAGAGTTACTTAGTATAGTGCCTGTTAGAATTAGCGTGTCAGGCGAGTCTGAGGATAATTCGTTAAGGATAAAACCTGTACAAAGACATTCTGGAATCGCTGATG CTACCAAAGAATGCAGTCGGGACAAAGAAGCTAGCTCGTCTACGCAAAACACAACCGGAGGATGTCCTGTTGTCGTGACCAATCCCATGTCTGTGTCTGTCCCCAACCTTGCTtgttcagatactagcaataCTTTGGAACCAACAACAGCTACCGGTTTGTTGGGAACTTTTACCGCAATGACTCGAAGAAGAACGTTTG GACCTACAGGTGGACAACACATCGCTTCTAATTCCAATACTGGTTCAAATTCCCGCGGACCTAATTCTGTGTCAAGCTTAGTTCGTCTCGCCTTGAATCCTAATTTCCCTGGTGGTTTACTAAGCACCGCGCAAAGTTATCCAAGCTTAACCAGCAGCGGTCAAGTCGCAGGCAGCGGTGTTACGACAACAACAGGTGCTGGATTAGGACAAGCGTTAACAATGTCTCTGACTAGTACAAGCAGCGATAGCGAACAG TTATTGCTACAGGTGAGTCTCGAGGACTTTTTGGAATCTTGTGGAGGTGTTGCGAGTTCTAGTGCTAGTGGTGCTAGGATCATTAACAGACCAACCCTCGTGACGGAATTAGAAGACGACGAGGATGTTGTCCTCGAGGAGGAAGAGGATAACGACGAACATGATCAAGAA GAGGACGATGAGGAAAATGAAGACGAAGGTGATGGCTGTGAAGGAGATTACGAAGAAGTGATGGTAAGCCGTAATTTGTTGGCAACGTTTATGGAAGAGGAGGCTTCTCAGAGTAGCAAGAGTCGTGCTTGGGACGACGAGTTCGTGTTGAAACGTCAATTCTCAGCTTTGATACCCGCTTTCGATCCTCGACCTGGCCGAACGAACATTAATCAA ACAACAGATCTGGAAGTTCCACCACCTGGTAGCGAAACACAATCCAGTGCTCGCGTAGGGTCGCTGCCTATGCCGAGGCTATTGCTGACATTGAAAGGCCCAGGCCTTCCAGGTGTACCGGATGTCGAGTTACCGCTCACTGAACCGCACGCCAGTATTTTTCAAGCTGTGCAGGAGTTGATGCAGCTTACTGAGCTAGGAAGTCGGCAGGAAAAACTAAGAAGAATATGGGAACCAAATTATAC TATAATATACAAAGAAGCTAGGGATGAAGAATCATCAGGAAGAGCAACACCAATCGTGACGCTGTACTCCCGCAATGCTACTCAAAATTCTTCAGCGTGCACCGTCGAGGACGTGTTACAACTTCTTAGGCACGTTTACGTATTGAGCACGACTCGCGACGATGGCAAACATATAGACTACGACGAGTCCGAGGAATCTACGTGTTGCGTTCACCCTGACGACTTCACCTCGAAGAAGATCACGAATAAAATCGTGCAACAAATTCAAGACCCGTTGGCCCTAGCTGCCGGAGCGTTGCCGAATTGGTGCGAGGAGTTAGCCAGGAGTTGTCCGTTCCTGCTGCCTTTCGAAACCAGACGATTGTACTTCAGTTGCACCGCGTTCGGGGCATCCAGGTCCATTGTGTGGCTTCAAACGCAGAGGGACGCCGTTCTCGAAAGACAAAGAGCGCCAGGATTGAGTCCGCGACGCGACGACAGCCACGAATTCCGTGTTGGCAGACTCAAGCACGAAAGAGTGAGCGTACCTAGGGGAGAGAAATTATTAGACTGGGCAGAACAAGTGCTGAAG GTGCACGCGAGTCGAAAAAGCATATTAGAAGTTGAGTTTGTTGGTGAAGAAGGAACTGGTCTCGGACCAACATTAGAGTTCTTTGCATTGGTAGCAGCAGAATTGCAGCGCAAAGACCTAGGTCTGTGGCTGTGCGACGACGAGGAATCGCAAGAAGATACGGAGGAACAAATCCGAGTTTCTAGCGATCAGGTTCGACCGGCAGGATATTACGTGACACGACCAAGCGGCTTGTTCCCTGCTCCCTTACCACAGGATTCAGCCGCTTGCGAGCGTGCTGTGCGATATTTCTGGTTCCTGGGTGTATTCTTGGCGAAGGTTTTGCAAGATAATAGATTAGTAGATTTGCCGCTGTCCCGTCCTTTCTTAAAGTTAATGTGTCACGGAGACATCACAAACAATGTGAACGAGAAGATCGGCTTGTCCGGCGTCACCCAGGAAAGCATGTCGTCCAGTATGTCCAGCAGCTTCATATCAGAAGAGGGTGAAGCTGATGCCGCGTACTCCGCGTTCGTACCTTCTCCATGGTACGCGGGTCTTTTGGATATAGAGGATCTCGTGCACGTGGATCCAGTAAGAGGCGAGTTCCTTAAAGAGATCCAAACCGCAACTGCTAAACGCGACAGAACATTTTCGGACGGTCGCAATTCAGCGGACGAGGAAACATCTCTGAGCATCGCCCATCCGTCTGGGATGTCCGTGCCTATCGAGGATCTGGCTTTAACGATGACCTACTCTCCCAGCTCAAAGATATTCGGACACGATCAAGTAGAATTGGTTGAAGGTGGCGCGGACATAGCGGTCACTATGGAAAATGCAAGGGAATACGCGGAACTGACAGTTAATTACTGTCTCGATCGAGGAATCTCGAAGCAGCTCGAGTCGTTTAGATCTGGTTTCTCAAAGGTCTTCCCAATGGAGAAACTCCATGCTTTCAGTCCCGAAGAGATAAGGGCGATGCTCTGCGGTGAACAAAATCCACAGTGGACTAGAGAAGATTTGCTCAACTACACTGAGCCTAAGTTGGGTTATACGAGAGAGAG TCCTGGATTCCAGAGATTCGTGAACGTTCTAGTTTCGTTAACTGGCCCAGAAAGAAAGGCTTTCTTACAGTTTGCGACCGGGTGTTCAGCTTTACCTCCTGGTGGATTATGTAATTTGCATCCTAGATTAACTGTGGTGAGAAAAGTGGACGCTGGCTCAGGTGGTTATCCCTCCGTTAACACCTGTGTTCATTACTTAAAATTACCAGAGTATCCTACTGAAGAGACACTTAAAGAGAGACTCTTGGCCGCGACTAGGGAAAGAGGTTtccatttaaattaa